CTGGCCACCCCTGACCTGTCCATCCCAGAGCTCGCCCGGGAGACGGGCATCTCTTGCTGGACGCTGTATGATTGGCGCAAGACAATACGCCCAAAGGAGGCAGCGGATATGCCGGGAGGAAGGCCGCCCGTGAAACGCCAGGCCGCGCAGAAGCTTACCGTGGTGGTGGAGACCGCGGGCTTGAATGAAGCCGAGCTCGGCGAATATTGCCGCCGACACGGCCTCTACCCCGAGGAGGTCAAGGCATGGCGCACGGACGCCTGTCAGGCCCTGGAGGGTGGGTCCATATCCACCAAGGCGCACCGGGAAGCGCTTATGGCCGAGCAGAGGCAGCGCAAGGTCCTAGAGCGTGAGCTCGCCCGCAAGGACAAGGCGCTGGCGGAGACCGCCGCGCTGCTTGCCTTACGAAAAAAAGCCGCGGCGATCTGGGGGGACGAGGAGGACGCATGATCAGCACCCCAGATCGCCAAGCCGCCGTTATGCTGATTCACGAGGCCGTAGCCGCCGGGGCCCGCAAGCGGGTCGCCTGCAGAGAGCTTGGTATTACACTTCGGACCTTGGAGCGCTGGACGCAGACGGGGGTCGTGGGCTCCGACCGGCGGCCGCAGGCGCATCGGCCCGTACCCCCCAATCGCCTCTCGGAGGCCGAGCGGGCCGAAGCCCTGCGTGTGGTCAACGAACCGCGCTTTGCAAGCCTGCCGCCTACCCAGATCGTGCCACGGCTGGCCGACGAGGGGCGCTATATCGCCTCCGAATCCACGCTCTATCGCCTGCTGCGCGCCGCCAACCAGCTGGCGCACAGGGGCCGCGCGAAGACGCCCGATACCCGTCCCATCCCACGTCACCGCGCGCGGGGCGCCAATACGCTGTGGTGCTGGGACATCTCATACCTGCCCGGCCCCGTAAGCGGCCAATTCTTCTTTCTGTATCTCGTGCTCGACATCTACTCGCGCAAGATCGTCGCCCACGAGGTCCATGAGGAGGAGTCCGGGGATCACGCCGCCGCCCTGATCCGTCAGGCACTCGTGCGCGAGGGCGTGACGGACAGGCGGCCGCTCGTACTCCATCAGGATAACGGCAGTCCCATGAAGGCCTCCACCTTCGTCGCGACCCTCGATGCGCTCGGCGTGCGTCGTTCGTACAGCCGTCCGGGTGTGTCCGACGACAACGCCTATGCCGAAAGCCTGTTCCGCACCTGCAAATACCGCCCCGGCTATCCGGGCGCCTTCGGAAGCCTCGCAAAGGCGCGAGCCTGGATGCTCGCCTTCGTGCGTTGGTATAACCACCACCACAAGCATCGCAACCTGAAATTTGTGAGTCCCGCGGAGCGTCATACGGGCGCCGACCACGCCATCTTCGCCCATCGCACCCGGATCTACGAGGCCGCCCGCGCGCAACATCCCGAACGCTGGAGCCGTAGCATCCGGAACTGGTCCTTGCCTGCCGAAGTATGGCTCAATCGCCCGACCGAGGAGTGCCAAGACACCTCACAATGCGACGCGGCCTAAATGATCAGGCGACAGGTACCTTGACAGCCGCCGTGTACCCGATCTCGCGTTCGTGGGCGCAGGCCAGACCAAAGGCTTGCTGCGTGCCGTTGCCTGTGTGGTCTTTCTCGGTGATGTAAAAATCAAAGGCGGGCGTGAAATAGTGCAAGCTCGCGACTGCGTTTAGACCCTGGCCGTCCGTTTCGTAGGTCTTGGGCATGACCTCGATGCGGGTAGTGAGGTCTTGCACCATCTGCCGGAAATGCGCTTGCTCCTCGCCCTGCTGGCAGAGCTTCCAGAGCATGTGCCATTGCCCGCGGGTGATAAAAGGCCCGAGCTTTTGCAGAGACTCTTGCGCTTGGCGTTCTGTCACCCCCCTGCGGATTGTTGAGGCTTGAGCCCCCTCGACTTTGACTTGGCTTCTGGCATCCGTGTTGCGCTCGTTCGTTTTCATGGTGAGTCTCCTGTTTGTGGTCCTGCGT
The DNA window shown above is from Acidiferrobacter sp. SPIII_3 and carries:
- a CDS encoding IS3 family transposase (programmed frameshift), with the translated sequence MMRYAKERKESVIRKMLATPDLSIPELARETGISCWTLYDWRKTIRPKEAADMPGGRPPVKRQAAQKLTVVVETAGLNEAELGEYCRRHGLYPEEVKAWRTDACQALEGGSISTKAHREALMAEQRQRKVLERELARKDKALAETAALLALRKKGRGDLGGRGGRMISTPDRQAAVMLIHEAVAAGARKRVACRELGITLRTLERWTQTGVVGSDRRPQAHRPVPPNRLSEAERAEALRVVNEPRFASLPPTQIVPRLADEGRYIASESTLYRLLRAANQLAHRGRAKTPDTRPIPRHRARGANTLWCWDISYLPGPVSGQFFFLYLVLDIYSRKIVAHEVHEEESGDHAAALIRQALVREGVTDRRPLVLHQDNGSPMKASTFVATLDALGVRRSYSRPGVSDDNAYAESLFRTCKYRPGYPGAFGSLAKARAWMLAFVRWYNHHHKHRNLKFVSPAERHTGADHAIFAHRTRIYEAARAQHPERWSRSIRNWSLPAEVWLNRPTEECQDTSQCDAA